A region from the Aegilops tauschii subsp. strangulata cultivar AL8/78 chromosome 5, Aet v6.0, whole genome shotgun sequence genome encodes:
- the LOC109740075 gene encoding uncharacterized protein has protein sequence MAGIVNKEFAELAETRLNYLSWSSDCEIFLQGKTLPRAIGKGTQLAPTDPKFETENAQALHFLRHHLSPTLKDEYMAERSASGPWTALKQRYERLKYTVKPHAEAEWIRLKFADFKTVGEYNSALHRICTTLRLCGTEITDTQKVEKTISTFHPDAVQSSRNYHQGNYMRYSKLIDVLQVAEAQDEVLKKNFVMQPLGGGSRQEVNALKVRKPQ, from the coding sequence ATGGCCGGAATTGTCAACAAGGAGTTTGCTGAGTTGGCCGAGACAAGGCTGAACTACCTGTCATGGTCGTCGGACTGCGAGATCTTTCTCCAGGGCAAAACCCTCCCGAGGGCGATCGGTAAGGGGACCCAGCTGGCCCCCACTGATCCCAAGTTTGAAACTGAGAATGCGCAGGCTCTGCATTTTCTCCGTCATCACCTGTCACCTACTCTGAAAGACGAGTATATGGCTGAGCGGAGTGCTTCTGGCCCTTGGACCGCTCTTAAGCAGCGGTATGAGCGGCTGAAGTACACTGTGAAGCCACATGCAGAGGCAGAGTGGATCCGTCTGAAGTTTGCGGACTTCAAGACGGTTGGGGAGTACAATTCGGCTCTGCACCGGATTTGTACGACTCTTCGGTTGTGTGGTACTGAGATTACCGACACCCAGAAGGTTGAGAAAACCATATCCACTTTCCACCCTGATGCGGTCCAGTCCTCACGGAACTACCACCAGGGAAACTACATGAGGTATTCAAAGTTGATTGACGTCCTCCAGGTGGCAGAGGCGCAGGACGAGGTTCTGAAAAAGAACTTTGTCATGCAACCACTTGGGGGGGGTTCTCGTCAGGAGGTGAATGCTCTCAAAGTCCGCAAGCCTCAATAG
- the LOC109740077 gene encoding uncharacterized protein → MHPLVGALLVGAGERWWWPCWGPAARHAAAWAGALALAVSVASFAPEAAFVWALAGGGCAAGSVRVPLDGGGDHVCVPARMAGRTCADIIVPPAFAALSVGASACFVRAIAVGRRHGY, encoded by the coding sequence ATGCATCCGCTCGTGGGGGCGCTGCTGGTGGGGGCCGGGGAGCGGTGGTGGTGGCCGTGCTGGGGCCCGGCGGCGCGCCACGCCGCGGCGTGGGCCGGCGCGCTGGCGCTGGCCGTGTCGGTGGCGTCGTTCGCACCGGAGGCCGCGTTCGTGTGGGCGCTGGCCGGCGGCGGGTGCGCGGCCGGGTCGGTGCGCGTGCCGCTCGACGGCGGAGGGGACCACGTCTGCGTGCCGGCGAGGATGGCCGGCCGGACCTGCGCCGACATCATCGTGCCGCCGGCATTCGCGGCACTCTCCGTCGGTGCCTCCGCGTGCTTCGTCCGGGCGATCGCCGTCGGCCGCCGCCACGGCTATTAG
- the LOC109740076 gene encoding putative wall-associated receptor kinase-like 16 — MKMQMLLPLVTTTVLLSIPAWQPLAAAPACQRKCGGVDIPYPFGIGRGCFLDTGDRTFEVTCRKATASDDARPFVDGFEVLGIDPGRGKIRIRSPVSSWCYDGARRSMGAPDAWSFNSTALRVSDADNKLAVVGCSALAYIGSQDGAVENRYVVGCHAECASAASLSDGPCNGTGCCLTPVPPGISSFDVAFDDAYNNSAVAGFSRCSYAVLVEAAAFEFRATYVTTGALGDAGGVQLPAVLDWAVGNQTCRDALRKKTGAYACASANSECIDAKNGPGYLCNCSKGYQGNPYVIHGCQDINECEEKASYPCAIRDSCINTIGGYKCPCPAQKRGYSDGTCEADKSITKLQVAIGFSIGVVMLALGMSCTYAIQEKRRVAVVKTRHFRQHGGQLLFEEMKKSNKQGMSFTLFTKQELQEATGNFDERHVLGKGGNGTVYRGTLQDGTAVAIKRCRIAGEDERQQREFGMETLILSQINHKNIVKLYGCCLEVEVPMLVYQFIPNGTLYQLIHGGAAVVPFAVRLRIAHETAEALAYLHSMASPPIIHGDVKSPNILLDENYGAKVSDFGASSLAPAPTDEAHLVTFVQGTCGYLDPEYMQTCRLTEKSDVYSFGVVLLELLTSRKALNLAAPDDEKSVVASFLTAARDGRLDGLLDARIKSEVRAETLEQVAKLAKLCLEMSGERRPSMREVAEELDGIRKASSQNPCLLGEGEEALSGYSVVDMCDW, encoded by the exons ATGAAAATGCAGATGCTGCTTCCACTAGTTACCACCACGGTGCTCCTCTCGATCCCAGCATGGCAGCCGTTGGCCGCGGCGCCGGCGTGCCAGCGGAAGTGCGGCGGGGTGGACATCCCGTACCCCTTCGGCATCGGCCGCGGCTGCTTCCTGGACACGGGGGACAGGACCTTCGAGGTCACCTGCCGCAAAGCCACCGCTTCCGACGACGCCCGGCCCTTCGTCGACGGCTTCGAGGTGCTCGGCATTGACCCGGGCCGCGGCAAGATACGCATCCGCAGCCCGGTCAGCTCGTGGTGCTACGACGGCGCGAGGCGGTCCATGGGCGCGCCGGACGCGTGGTCCTTCAACTCGACAGCGCTCCGCGTCTCGGACGCGGACAACAAGCTCGCCGTCGTCGGGTGCAGCGCGCTCGCCTACATCGGGTCGCAGGACGGCGCCGTCGAGAACCGGTACGTGGTGGGGTGCCACGCCGAGTGCGCGAGCGCGGCGTCGCTGTCCGACGGCCCGTGCAACGGCACGGGATGCTGCCTCACGCCGGTGCCCCCGGGGATCAGCTCCTTCGACGTGGCCTTCGACGACGCCTACAACAACTCCGCTGTCGCCGGTTTCAGCCGGTGCAGCTACGCCGTGCTGGTGGAGGCGGCGGCGTTCGAGTTCCGGGCGACCTACGTCACCACCGGCGCGCTCGGGGACGCGGGCGGCGTTCAGCTGCCGGCGGTGCTGGACTGGGCGGTGGGCAACCAGACGTGCCGGGATGCGTTGCGGAAGAAGACGGGCGCGTACGCCTGCGCAAGTGCCAACAGCGAGTGCATCGACGCCAAGAACGGCCCGGGCTACCTCTGTAACTGCTCCAAAGGGTACCAAGGAAACCCTTACGTCATCCATGGCTGCCAAG ATATTAACGAGTGTGAGGAGAAGGCGTCGTATCCATGTGCCATTCGTGATTCCTGTATCAACACGATCGGAGGGTACAAATGCCCATGCCCTGCACAAAAGCGAGGCTATTCTGATGGAACATGCGAAGCGGATAAATCCATAACTAAATTGCAAGTCGCCATAG GTTTTAGCATCGGCGTAGTTATGCTGGCACTGGGCATGAGCTGCACCTACGCCATCCAAGAGAAGCGGCGAGTCGCCGTCGTCAAGACACGGCACTTCCGGCAGCACGGCGGCCAGCTGCTGTTCGAGGAGATGAAGAAGTCCAACAAACAGGGAATGTCCTTCACGCTGTTCACCAAGCAGGAGCTGCAGGAGGCCACCGGCAACTTCGACGAGCGGCACGTGCTGGGCAAGGGCGGCAACGGCACCGTGTACCGTGGCACGCTCCAGGACGGCACGGCGGTGGCGATCAAGCGGTGCAGGATCGCCGGCGAGGACGAGCGGCAGCAGCGGGAGTTCGGCATGGAGACGCTCATCCTCTCCCAGATCAACCACAAGAACATCGTGAAGCTCTACGGGTGCTGCCTCGAGGTGGAGGTGCCCATGCTCGTCTACCAGTTCATCCCCAACGGCACCCTCTACCAGCTCATCCACGGCGGCGCCGCCGTCGTGCCGTTCGCGGTGCGTCTGCGGATCGCGCACGAGACGGCCGAGGCGCTGGCGTACCTGCACTCGATGGCATCGCCGCCGATCATCCACGGCGACGTCAAGTCCCCCAACATCCTCCTCGACGAGAACTACGGCGCCAAGGTGTCCGACTTCGGGGCGTCGTCGCTGGCACCGGCGCCGACGGACGAGGCGCACCTGGTGACGTTCGTGCAGGGGACGTGCGGGTACCTGGACCCGGAGTACATGCAGACGTGCCGGCTGACGGAGAAGAGCGACGTGTACAGCTTCGGCGTGGTGCTCCTGGAGCTGCTCACGTCGCGGAAGGCGCTGAAcctcgccgcccccgacgacGAGAAGAGCGTCGTCGCGAGCTTCCTGACGGCGGCGAGGGACGGCAGGCTGGACGGCCTGCTGGACGCGCGGATCAAGAGCGAGGTGAGGGCGGAGACGCTGGAGCAGGTGGCCAAGCTCGCGAAGCTGTGCCTGGAGATGTCCGGCGAGAGAAGGCCCTCCATGCGAGAGGTCGCCGAGGAGCTTGACGGGATCAGGAAGGCGTCGTCACAGAACCCATGCTTACTAGGTGAGGGTGAAGAAGCTCTGTCAGGCTACTCTGTTGTGGATATGTGTGACTGGTGA